Sequence from the Heliomicrobium undosum genome:
ATCAGCCTTACGCCTTCTAATTCGGAGAGACCCTGCATCAGCAATTTGATGAGCCTTGTCTCATGGTCTTCAATCTTTTCTCGCCCGATTTGATGGATATACTCGATACCGGCGGCCAGACCGGCGATTCCTGGTGTATTGGGCGTGCCGCTTTCATAACGGTCGGGCAAGCACAAGGGCTGCGCTTCCGACTCACTTTGGCTTCCTGTCCCGCCGTACCGCAAGGGTTCCAATTCAATGCCGGGCATGATGCAGAGGCCGCCCGTTCCTTGGGGACCCAATAATCCCTTATGGCCGGGAAAGGCCAGCAGGTCGATTCCCCAGGATGCCATGGAAATGGGAAATACACCTGCCGTCTGAGCAGCGTCGACAATGACGAGCAGGCCGAGCGCTTTGGCGGCCTTGGCGATGGCCTCCAGATCCTGCAGCGCCCCGGTGACATTGGAGGCATGATTCAGAATCAAGGCTTTCGTATTGGTCTTCCGGTTTTTTTTCAGTTCCTCGGGACCTATCCTGCCATACTCGTCACCATCGAGGTAGGTCACTTCTACGCCTCTGCCCTGGAGGATCCATAAAGGACGCACGACGGCATTATGTTCCAACCGTGTGGTCAGCACATGGTCACCGGGTTTGATCAAACCGAAGATGGCCAGGTTGAGGGCATCGGTTGCGTTTAGGGTAAAGACCACCCGCAGCGGGTCAGGTAATTGAAACAGACGGGCAATAGCCACCCTTGTGTTGTAGATGGCCCTTCCCGCGTCGAT
This genomic interval carries:
- a CDS encoding aminotransferase class V-fold PLP-dependent enzyme, encoding MIYLDNAATSWPKPDSVWEAVMHVGKNIGANPGRAGHQMAIDAGRAIYNTRVAIARLFQLPDPLRVVFTLNATDALNLAIFGLIKPGDHVLTTRLEHNAVVRPLWILQGRGVEVTYLDGDEYGRIGPEELKKNRKTNTKALILNHASNVTGALQDLEAIAKAAKALGLLVIVDAAQTAGVFPISMASWGIDLLAFPGHKGLLGPQGTGGLCIMPGIELEPLRYGGTGSQSESEAQPLCLPDRYESGTPNTPGIAGLAAGIEYIHQIGREKIEDHETRLIKLLMQGLSELEGVRLIGPPVEETRAAVLSFTVDGMESTEMGFLLDKAFNIAVRTGLHCAPVAHRKSGTFTTGTVRLSPGIFTTEAEIKEVLASITQVVNEAK